The Thermus filiformis genome contains a region encoding:
- a CDS encoding aldehyde dehydrogenase family protein, whose amino-acid sequence MAEMFIGGEWRRARSGATYPVVNPATEEVVDHAPLGGIEDVEEAVRVAKEAFPSWSKKDFEERGEFLRRGVEILKAHREEIVETLTREQGKPLHEAQGEFDHLLHGLTYYADLATKIRGSYQPLPSRFGPSYGLIIKRPIGVAAAIVPWNFPLTLMGTKIGPALVAGNTVVVKPASTTPLAAIKVVGYLNEAGLPPGVLNIVTGPGRTVGEALVSHPDVRRVAFTGETATGRRILELSVPHFKRVTLELGGSDPVIICPDADLDKAVRGVLIGRFWNAGQACLAAKRVYVFEEVYDTFLEKLLAGVARYEPGEGWVKAERPRIRIGPLHTAKQREEVQAQLQDALAKGGKLLYGGKVPEGRERGFFFLPTVVAEPAHDSRVVREETFGPLLPIWKVKDIDEAIRMANDSIYGLGSSIWTYNVKWIHKAAQEIEAGMTWVNQIHYGYDELPFGGVKQSGYGKEHGIEALDYYFETKSVVVGDLE is encoded by the coding sequence ATGGCGGAGATGTTCATAGGAGGTGAGTGGAGGCGGGCTAGGAGCGGGGCCACCTACCCCGTGGTCAATCCCGCCACGGAGGAGGTGGTGGACCATGCCCCCCTGGGCGGGATCGAGGATGTGGAGGAAGCGGTGAGGGTGGCCAAGGAGGCTTTCCCCTCCTGGTCCAAAAAGGATTTTGAGGAGCGGGGGGAGTTCCTCAGGCGGGGGGTCGAGATCCTGAAGGCCCACCGCGAGGAAATCGTGGAGACCCTCACCCGGGAACAGGGTAAGCCCCTCCACGAGGCCCAGGGGGAGTTCGACCACCTCCTGCACGGGCTCACCTACTACGCCGACCTGGCCACCAAGATCCGGGGAAGCTACCAGCCCCTTCCCTCCCGGTTTGGTCCCTCCTACGGTCTGATCATCAAACGGCCCATCGGGGTGGCCGCAGCCATAGTCCCCTGGAACTTTCCCCTCACCCTCATGGGCACCAAGATCGGGCCCGCCCTGGTGGCCGGGAACACCGTCGTGGTCAAGCCTGCGAGCACGACGCCCCTGGCGGCCATCAAGGTGGTGGGCTACCTGAACGAGGCCGGCCTTCCCCCAGGGGTGCTCAACATCGTCACAGGACCGGGTCGGACGGTAGGAGAGGCCCTGGTGAGCCATCCTGACGTGCGGCGGGTGGCCTTTACCGGCGAGACGGCCACGGGCCGGAGGATCCTGGAGCTTTCCGTACCCCATTTCAAGCGGGTGACCCTGGAGCTCGGGGGTTCGGATCCCGTGATCATCTGTCCGGACGCGGATCTGGACAAGGCTGTGCGCGGCGTCCTGATCGGCCGTTTCTGGAACGCGGGCCAGGCCTGCCTGGCCGCAAAGCGGGTCTACGTCTTCGAGGAGGTATACGACACCTTCTTGGAGAAGCTCCTCGCAGGGGTGGCCCGCTATGAGCCCGGAGAGGGGTGGGTGAAGGCGGAAAGGCCCAGGATTCGCATCGGCCCCCTGCACACGGCCAAGCAACGGGAGGAGGTCCAGGCCCAGCTCCAGGACGCCCTGGCCAAGGGGGGCAAGCTCCTCTATGGAGGAAAGGTGCCCGAGGGCCGGGAGAGGGGCTTCTTCTTCCTCCCCACGGTGGTGGCCGAGCCCGCCCACGACAGCCGGGTGGTGCGGGAGGAAACCTTCGGACCTCTCCTCCCCATTTGGAAGGTCAAGGACATCGATGAGGCGATCCGGATGGCCAACGACTCCATCTACGGCTTGGGCTCCTCTATATGGACCTACAACGTTAAGTGGATCCACAAGGCCGCGCAGGAGATCGAAGCCGGCATGACCTGGGTGAACCAGATCCACTACGGGTACGACGAGCTTCCCTTCGGGGGGGTCAAGCAAAGCGGCTACGGCAAGGAGCACGGGATCGAAGCCTTGGATTACTACTTTGAAACCAAGTCCGTGGTAGTGGGGGATCTGGAGTAA